The following coding sequences are from one Elusimicrobium minutum Pei191 window:
- the purF gene encoding amidophosphoribosyltransferase — protein MGGIIGLQGTQDAAQMIHVGLLTLQHRGQESSGIAVEKEDGDFFNYHMSDGLVMGKYTPAILETLKGTSAIGHVRYPTTGIKSGLTDAQPFLFKCAHGSIAIALSGNIVNTEALRAKLAKEGSIFQHSSETELIVHLIAREKLPIENALKKALNKIEGGYGGIMLFKGKLIAFRDPYGIRPLVLGKIGKNFMVASETSAIEVLGGKYIRDVEPAEILVIEKGKLSSGFFTQPKKENNCIFEQVYFSRPDSIVRGFSVAEARMSMGRKLAQQMKDIKADIVMPVPDSGFFAALGFAKESGIPFEMGLVRNHYMGRSFIKSTQHMREVVAKLKLFPIGGIVKGKNIILIDDSIVRGTTAKKMINMLKEHGVKNIHFAVTSPPIIAPCFYGINTPSKSELIYCNMSHEQIVKEIGVTSLHLITIKNAADACGGISGCQGFCSACFTDKYPTKISKSTREAR, from the coding sequence ATGGGTGGAATTATAGGTTTGCAGGGAACGCAGGACGCGGCGCAAATGATACACGTTGGGCTTTTGACTCTTCAGCACAGAGGGCAGGAAAGCAGCGGCATAGCCGTTGAAAAAGAAGACGGGGATTTTTTTAATTATCATATGTCAGACGGGCTTGTAATGGGGAAATACACTCCCGCTATTTTAGAAACCCTAAAAGGCACTAGCGCGATAGGCCATGTCAGATATCCTACAACAGGTATAAAAAGCGGACTTACTGACGCACAACCGTTTTTATTTAAATGTGCCCACGGCAGCATAGCCATAGCTTTAAGCGGCAATATAGTTAATACTGAGGCTTTGCGCGCCAAATTAGCTAAAGAAGGCTCCATTTTCCAACATTCCTCCGAAACTGAACTTATAGTACACCTTATAGCGCGCGAAAAGTTACCCATTGAAAACGCCTTAAAAAAGGCTCTTAACAAAATAGAAGGCGGTTACGGCGGTATAATGCTTTTTAAAGGCAAATTAATAGCGTTCCGCGATCCGTACGGAATAAGGCCTTTGGTGCTTGGCAAAATAGGCAAAAATTTTATGGTAGCTTCCGAAACTTCCGCCATTGAAGTGCTTGGCGGTAAGTATATAAGAGATGTGGAACCAGCCGAAATCCTGGTTATAGAAAAAGGCAAACTTTCAAGCGGCTTTTTTACGCAGCCTAAAAAAGAAAATAATTGTATTTTTGAGCAGGTCTATTTTTCCAGGCCGGACAGCATTGTAAGGGGATTTTCCGTGGCTGAGGCTAGAATGTCCATGGGACGCAAACTTGCGCAGCAAATGAAGGATATAAAGGCTGATATTGTTATGCCGGTGCCGGATTCGGGCTTTTTCGCGGCTTTGGGTTTTGCCAAAGAATCGGGCATTCCTTTTGAAATGGGTTTGGTAAGGAACCATTATATGGGGCGTTCCTTTATCAAATCAACACAGCATATGCGCGAAGTAGTGGCAAAGCTTAAATTATTTCCCATAGGCGGTATAGTAAAAGGTAAAAACATTATTTTAATAGACGATTCGATAGTGCGCGGCACAACGGCTAAAAAGATGATCAATATGCTTAAAGAGCACGGCGTTAAAAATATTCATTTTGCAGTAACGTCGCCTCCTATCATAGCGCCTTGCTTTTACGGTATAAATACACCAAGCAAAAGTGAGCTGATATATTGTAATATGTCTCATGAGCAGATTGTAAAAGAAATAGGCGTTACAAGCTTGCATTTAATAACAATTAAAAACGCGGCGGACGCCTGCGGCGGCATAAGCGGTTGCCAAGGCTTTTGCAGCGCTTGTTTTACGGACAAATATCCTACAAAAATATCAAAGTCAACAAGGGAGGCAAGATGA
- the purD gene encoding phosphoribosylamine--glycine ligase — MKVLVIGSGGREHAIAWKLLNSLKTSVIYSTVQAAEEGKIQYVKEDISDKNKILNFCESKNIDLVVIGPEAPLAEGLADLLRENNIKVFGPVLAGAKLENSKEFSKEFMVKYSIPTAKYTVCKSSEEAKKLVAEHPLPLVVKADGLAAGKGVRICITREEAVEAVVDFMDKKIFGNAGCCVVIEEYLLGPELSVMGFVDGEHYLLMPISRDYKRLGEDNRGPNTGGMGAYCPVTEIKKEDIDFIKKNVFDKVVTGLKAEKIDFCGIIYAGIMITADGPKVLEFNCRLGDPEAEAILPMIKTDFLDILLACVDKKLDTIKMETFEGSSICVILASEGYPTNPKIGREITGLENVKGIVFHSGTRVEGNKYYTNGGRVLAVVETGANLEEVRNKVYYEIEKIRFEGMQFRKDVGIKK, encoded by the coding sequence ATGAAAGTATTAGTCATAGGGTCAGGCGGACGAGAGCACGCCATAGCGTGGAAACTCCTTAACAGTTTAAAAACTTCCGTAATATATTCCACCGTTCAGGCGGCGGAAGAAGGGAAAATACAATATGTTAAAGAAGATATTTCCGATAAAAATAAAATTTTAAATTTTTGTGAAAGTAAAAATATTGACCTTGTAGTTATCGGGCCCGAAGCTCCTTTAGCGGAAGGCTTGGCTGATTTATTAAGGGAAAATAATATTAAAGTTTTCGGTCCGGTGCTCGCCGGCGCTAAATTGGAAAACTCTAAAGAATTTTCCAAAGAGTTTATGGTTAAATATTCTATTCCCACGGCTAAATACACAGTTTGCAAAAGCTCGGAAGAGGCAAAAAAACTGGTGGCTGAACACCCGCTTCCTTTAGTTGTAAAGGCCGACGGCCTTGCCGCGGGTAAAGGCGTGCGCATTTGCATAACCCGTGAGGAAGCTGTTGAAGCCGTTGTTGATTTTATGGATAAAAAGATATTCGGCAACGCTGGATGCTGCGTTGTTATAGAAGAATATCTTTTAGGGCCCGAACTCAGCGTAATGGGTTTTGTTGACGGTGAACATTATCTTCTTATGCCTATAAGCCGTGATTACAAAAGGCTTGGCGAAGATAACCGCGGCCCCAACACAGGCGGCATGGGCGCGTATTGTCCCGTAACGGAAATTAAAAAAGAAGATATCGATTTTATTAAAAAGAATGTTTTTGATAAAGTTGTAACCGGTTTAAAAGCGGAAAAAATAGATTTTTGCGGCATTATTTACGCGGGCATAATGATAACGGCTGATGGCCCGAAAGTGCTTGAATTTAACTGCCGCTTAGGCGACCCGGAGGCAGAGGCTATTTTACCTATGATTAAAACAGATTTCTTGGATATTTTGCTTGCCTGCGTAGATAAAAAGCTTGACACTATTAAAATGGAAACCTTTGAAGGTTCCTCAATTTGCGTTATACTTGCCAGTGAAGGTTACCCCACTAACCCTAAAATAGGAAGGGAAATTACCGGCCTTGAAAATGTAAAAGGCATTGTTTTTCACTCCGGCACAAGGGTTGAGGGTAATAAATATTACACTAACGGCGGACGTGTGTTAGCGGTAGTTGAAACAGGTGCTAATTTAGAAGAAGTAAGAAACAAAGTTTATTATGAAATAGAAAAAATACGCTTTGAAGGCATGCAGTTTAGAAAAGATGTCGGGATTAAAAAATGA
- the purE gene encoding 5-(carboxyamino)imidazole ribonucleotide mutase, translated as MTKVLILMGSQSDLKTMQKASDFLKEFGVKHSLKICSAHRSPKYLHKLMEEYEEADVFIAGAGMAAHLAGVVASLTVKPVIGVPLSGGALNGIDALYSTVQMPPGMPVATVAVDGAKNAAVLAVQILALKDKALNEKLVQGRILQEKEIIEKNKQDKK; from the coding sequence ATGACAAAAGTCCTTATTTTAATGGGCAGCCAGAGCGATTTAAAAACTATGCAAAAAGCATCAGACTTTCTTAAGGAGTTTGGAGTTAAGCACTCCCTTAAGATATGTTCGGCGCACCGTTCGCCAAAATACTTGCACAAATTAATGGAAGAATATGAAGAGGCTGATGTTTTTATAGCCGGCGCCGGTATGGCGGCCCATTTAGCGGGCGTTGTTGCTAGTTTAACCGTTAAACCCGTTATAGGCGTGCCTTTAAGCGGCGGGGCGTTAAACGGCATTGACGCTTTATATTCCACGGTTCAAATGCCGCCGGGTATGCCGGTAGCCACGGTAGCGGTGGACGGGGCTAAAAACGCGGCCGTGCTGGCGGTACAAATTTTAGCTCTTAAGGATAAGGCTTTAAACGAAAAACTTGTGCAGGGCAGGATTTTGCAGGAAAAAGAAATTATTGAAAAAAATAAACAGGATAAAAAATGA
- the purM gene encoding phosphoribosylformylglycinamidine cyclo-ligase, whose translation MSTYKKAGVDIVAGDKFVDFIATKTKGIGGFAGLMKNPANKEYSMVASTDGVGTKLKLAFMLGKHDTIGIDLVAMCVNDLVVCGATPLFFLDYYATGKIDLKTSKQIIEGILEGCRQANCALLGGETAEMPGFYQAGEYDLAGFSVGMVKNKEIIDGKKIKEGDILLALPSSGFHSNGYSLVRHIFGKELKKYAEQLLTPTKIYVQEVLKLKTALEKAKMPILGMAHITGSGLPGNVPRFLPSGVGAYLDTSKWQVPEIMNILQKKGKISAKEMYNTFNMGLGMVICVRPQAVKAAKKALPQLLEVGVIVKGGDKVILD comes from the coding sequence ATGAGCACGTATAAAAAAGCAGGCGTTGATATCGTAGCAGGTGATAAGTTTGTTGATTTTATAGCCACAAAAACAAAAGGCATAGGCGGTTTTGCGGGACTTATGAAAAACCCCGCCAACAAAGAATACAGCATGGTAGCTTCTACGGACGGTGTAGGAACAAAGCTTAAACTTGCTTTTATGTTAGGCAAGCATGATACAATAGGGATTGACCTTGTTGCCATGTGCGTTAACGACCTTGTGGTTTGCGGCGCTACTCCTTTATTTTTCTTAGATTATTATGCTACAGGTAAAATAGATTTAAAAACATCCAAACAAATTATTGAAGGTATTTTAGAAGGCTGCAGGCAGGCGAACTGCGCTCTTTTAGGGGGCGAAACCGCCGAAATGCCGGGCTTTTATCAAGCGGGCGAATATGACCTGGCCGGGTTTTCGGTAGGCATGGTAAAAAATAAAGAAATTATTGACGGCAAAAAAATTAAAGAAGGCGATATTTTGCTTGCTCTTCCTTCAAGCGGCTTTCATTCAAACGGATATTCTTTGGTGCGTCACATTTTTGGCAAAGAGCTTAAAAAATACGCTGAGCAGCTTTTAACGCCTACCAAAATTTACGTTCAGGAAGTTTTAAAACTTAAAACCGCGCTTGAAAAAGCCAAAATGCCCATATTGGGAATGGCGCATATTACGGGCAGCGGCCTTCCGGGCAATGTGCCTAGGTTTTTGCCCTCGGGTGTTGGCGCTTATTTAGACACAAGCAAATGGCAAGTGCCCGAGATAATGAATATTTTGCAAAAAAAGGGCAAAATTTCCGCAAAAGAAATGTATAACACGTTTAATATGGGGCTTGGCATGGTTATTTGCGTTCGCCCGCAGGCTGTTAAAGCCGCTAAAAAAGCGTTGCCGCAATTATTAGAAGTAGGCGTTATTGTTAAAGGCGGCGATAAGGTTATTTTAGATTAA
- a CDS encoding phosphoribosylglycinamide formyltransferase has product MSGKKIVVFASGGGSNFQALYYASQNKIFNADIVLLVASKEGIGAVEKAKKMGIDVFVENQNTSTASVIKKYKPDLICLAGYLKMIPQEILDICPVINIHPALLPEFGGKGMYGHHVHEAVIKAGAAKSGATVHFVNAEYDDGPIILQENILVEKNMDAKALASAVLKVEHKIYPLAVKKFFEENIT; this is encoded by the coding sequence ATGAGCGGTAAAAAAATTGTTGTGTTTGCCAGCGGCGGAGGTAGTAATTTTCAAGCTCTTTACTACGCGTCCCAAAACAAAATTTTTAACGCGGATATTGTGCTTTTAGTAGCTTCCAAAGAAGGTATTGGAGCGGTTGAAAAAGCAAAAAAAATGGGGATAGACGTTTTTGTAGAAAATCAAAACACTTCCACGGCGTCCGTTATTAAAAAATATAAGCCTGATTTAATATGTCTGGCGGGTTATCTTAAAATGATACCGCAGGAAATTTTAGATATTTGCCCGGTTATAAATATTCACCCCGCGCTTTTGCCTGAGTTCGGCGGCAAAGGCATGTACGGACACCATGTACATGAGGCGGTTATAAAAGCGGGTGCGGCAAAAAGCGGCGCGACGGTGCATTTTGTAAACGCTGAATATGATGACGGCCCCATAATTTTGCAGGAAAATATTTTGGTTGAAAAAAATATGGACGCTAAGGCTTTAGCGTCCGCTGTTTTAAAAGTTGAGCATAAAATTTACCCGCTTGCGGTTAAGAAATTTTTTGAGGAGAATATAACGTGA
- the purH gene encoding bifunctional phosphoribosylaminoimidazolecarboxamide formyltransferase/IMP cyclohydrolase, producing the protein MTQERKIKRALISVSDKTGLEVFAKGLHKLGVELVSTSGTAKFLKAAGLPVRDLSDLTGFPEILDGRVKTLHPRVHGAILYKRDDDAHCKVIKDMGIEDIDMLVVNLYPFRETAAKAKHSFDAEVIENIDIGGPSMLRSAAKNFAHVAVLCRPKDYEVVLSEMAASQGALSYATRQRLCVEAFTHTAEYDAAISEEFKKGLNHEFPESKIVVLHKTQDLRYGENPHQKAVLYSQKKDFSFEQLHGKELSYNNILDAFGTWDAVCDFDLPACVIFKHVTPCGIGTGKVLTEAFNNAWACDPKSAFGGIIALNKPMQRDIAEAISKVFIEAVCAPDYDLESLEILKQKKNIRILKRNSPLSAAYQLKSVGDEVLLQQPDRTLLLDNKWDCVTKRKPTEEEDKALKFAWASVKHVKSNAVILTSESASVGIGAGQMSRVDSVKMAGMKFEEYLQENKKPKVLVIGSDAFFPFRDGVDAAAKLGVSAIVQPGGSVRDEEAIAAADEHGIAMIFTGLRHFRH; encoded by the coding sequence GTGACTCAGGAACGCAAAATTAAAAGGGCTTTAATTTCAGTATCAGATAAAACAGGGCTTGAGGTTTTTGCTAAAGGCCTTCATAAATTAGGCGTTGAACTTGTTTCAACGAGCGGCACGGCTAAATTTTTAAAAGCCGCGGGCCTTCCCGTTCGTGATTTAAGCGACCTTACCGGATTTCCCGAAATATTAGACGGACGTGTTAAAACCCTTCATCCCCGTGTTCACGGCGCTATTTTATATAAACGGGACGATGATGCCCATTGCAAGGTAATTAAAGATATGGGCATTGAAGATATTGATATGCTTGTTGTTAATCTCTATCCTTTTAGGGAAACCGCCGCTAAAGCCAAACACAGTTTTGACGCCGAGGTTATTGAAAATATTGATATAGGCGGGCCTTCAATGTTAAGAAGCGCGGCTAAAAATTTTGCCCACGTGGCGGTACTTTGCCGTCCCAAAGATTATGAAGTAGTTTTAAGTGAGATGGCGGCTTCTCAGGGGGCGCTTTCTTACGCTACAAGGCAGCGTCTTTGCGTGGAAGCTTTTACCCATACGGCTGAGTATGACGCCGCCATAAGCGAAGAATTTAAAAAAGGCTTAAATCATGAATTTCCCGAAAGTAAAATTGTTGTTTTACATAAAACACAGGATTTGAGATACGGCGAAAATCCGCACCAGAAAGCGGTCCTTTATTCACAAAAAAAAGATTTTTCTTTCGAACAATTGCATGGCAAAGAACTTTCTTATAATAATATTTTAGACGCTTTTGGCACTTGGGACGCTGTTTGCGATTTTGATTTGCCCGCCTGCGTTATATTTAAACACGTTACGCCTTGCGGCATAGGAACGGGGAAAGTTTTAACCGAAGCCTTTAATAACGCCTGGGCGTGTGATCCTAAATCCGCCTTTGGCGGTATTATAGCTTTAAATAAACCTATGCAGCGTGATATAGCAGAGGCTATAAGCAAAGTGTTTATTGAGGCTGTCTGCGCGCCAGATTACGACTTGGAATCTTTGGAAATTTTAAAACAGAAAAAGAATATCCGCATATTAAAAAGAAACTCACCTTTAAGCGCGGCTTACCAGCTTAAATCGGTTGGCGACGAAGTGCTTTTACAGCAGCCCGACAGAACGCTTCTTCTTGACAACAAATGGGACTGCGTTACAAAACGTAAACCCACCGAGGAAGAGGATAAGGCTTTAAAATTCGCCTGGGCCTCGGTAAAACACGTTAAATCAAACGCTGTTATTTTAACTTCCGAAAGCGCCTCCGTAGGTATCGGCGCGGGGCAGATGAGCAGGGTGGACAGCGTTAAAATGGCCGGTATGAAATTTGAAGAATATTTGCAGGAAAATAAGAAGCCTAAAGTTTTAGTAATAGGGTCGGACGCGTTTTTCCCATTCCGGGACGGCGTTGACGCGGCCGCCAAACTTGGAGTAAGCGCAATAGTTCAGCCCGGCGGATCAGTACGGGACGAGGAAGCCATTGCCGCTGCCGATGAGCACGGCATAGCCATGATTTTTACTGGCTTAAGGCACTTTAGACATTAA
- the smpB gene encoding SsrA-binding protein SmpB → MAKKDNGPLVAATNRKAYHNYHILDTYEAGIELLGSEVKSIRKKEVSLDGAFVRIEGMQAYVFNMHINPYKYNTVTEVEPLRQRRLLLNKKEINKLKGHAEIKGHTIIPLEVYFKNGWAKIKVGLGKGKQLFDKRDAIKKRDLSREMEKDFKNKIKF, encoded by the coding sequence ATGGCAAAAAAAGACAACGGGCCTTTGGTGGCCGCTACAAACCGCAAAGCTTATCACAACTATCATATCTTGGATACTTATGAAGCGGGTATAGAACTTTTAGGCAGCGAGGTTAAATCCATACGGAAAAAGGAAGTAAGCCTGGACGGCGCTTTTGTGCGTATTGAAGGCATGCAGGCCTATGTCTTTAATATGCATATCAACCCTTACAAATATAATACCGTTACCGAGGTTGAACCTTTACGCCAAAGAAGGCTGTTGCTTAACAAAAAAGAAATAAACAAACTTAAAGGCCACGCGGAAATTAAAGGACACACTATTATCCCTTTGGAAGTATATTTTAAAAACGGCTGGGCTAAAATAAAAGTGGGGCTTGGCAAAGGCAAACAACTTTTTGATAAAAGAGACGCTATTAAAAAGCGTGATTTATCAAGAGAAATGGAAAAAGATTTTAAAAATAAAATAAAGTTTTAA
- a CDS encoding metal-dependent transcriptional regulator codes for MNKENLINKEHLTMSMEDYLEAISIASKQHGVARVKDIRDLMNVKTPSVTGALTVLAKMGYVLHEKYGYVELTPKGVKAADEVKQRHVLLTQFLTDILGVSQSAADIDACKMEHVISKETFDKLTNFVKKQKAAVKKKAK; via the coding sequence ATGAACAAAGAAAATCTTATTAATAAAGAACATCTTACAATGAGTATGGAAGATTATTTGGAAGCCATTTCGATAGCTTCCAAACAGCACGGCGTAGCCAGGGTAAAGGACATAAGGGATTTAATGAATGTTAAAACCCCCAGTGTTACAGGCGCGCTTACGGTGCTTGCTAAAATGGGTTATGTATTGCATGAAAAATACGGTTATGTGGAGCTTACTCCAAAAGGTGTAAAAGCGGCCGATGAAGTTAAACAGCGCCATGTTCTTTTAACGCAGTTTTTAACGGATATTTTGGGCGTTTCGCAAAGCGCCGCGGATATTGACGCTTGCAAAATGGAGCACGTTATCAGCAAAGAAACTTTTGACAAACTTACCAATTTTGTAAAAAAACAAAAAGCCGCGGTTAAGAAAAAAGCTAAATGA
- a CDS encoding type IV pilin protein: MVVVLIIGILAAIALPQYTNAVNKSRAVQLYLVAKDMRQAQDRYFLQHGIYSDSFDNFDIDIPGSNIACTDGASECRKDGRYLYRIWGPSSLVQATLLSNSNNDGSGANRIITLEFYPAGYTHEKNCVTDGPDKTQARKLCLSLGGKERSDAPGYFKL, encoded by the coding sequence TTGGTAGTTGTTTTGATTATAGGCATACTTGCCGCTATCGCTTTGCCGCAATATACAAACGCGGTAAATAAAAGCCGCGCCGTTCAATTATATTTAGTTGCAAAAGATATGCGCCAAGCGCAAGACCGTTACTTTTTGCAGCACGGGATTTATTCCGACAGTTTTGATAACTTTGATATTGATATCCCCGGCTCAAATATTGCTTGTACGGACGGCGCCTCCGAATGCAGAAAAGACGGACGCTACCTTTATAGGATTTGGGGGCCTTCAAGCTTGGTGCAAGCTACTCTTTTGTCAAACTCTAACAACGATGGAAGCGGAGCAAACAGAATTATTACATTAGAATTTTATCCCGCGGGTTATACTCATGAAAAGAATTGTGTAACTGATGGACCCGACAAAACCCAAGCAAGAAAGCTGTGTCTTTCTTTAGGGGGTAAAGAGCGCAGTGACGCTCCGGGTTATTTTAAACTTTAA
- the gdhA gene encoding NADP-specific glutamate dehydrogenase, with amino-acid sequence MNIKNHIDQIVANVVAKDPDQLTFHQAVAEVAHSLTPVLERNPEYIKQKILERMIEPERLITFRVPWQDDKGEVHVNRGIRVQFNSAIGPYKGGLRFRPNVSVGMLKFLGFEQTFKNALTTLPMGGGKGGSDFDVKGKSDAEVMRFCQSFMTELFRHIGPNTDVPAGDLGVGAREIGYLYGQYKRLTNEFTGTFTGKSITWGGSLVRPEATGYGTVYFAQNMLATKGDSLKSKTCVISGAGNVGIYAIEKINHLGGKVVAFATAEAAIHDKDGVDDEKLNYLKDLVFVKRGAITEYAKKYSKAVVLPSGKKTWDIPCFAAFPTAAENELDVTDAKTLLKNGCECVSEGANMPCTPEAVSAFEKAGILYAPGKAANAGGVSVSGLEMSQNSVRLYWPREQVDAELQKIMKNIHDTALAAAAEYGMKGNYVAGANIAGFKKVATAMIEQGLV; translated from the coding sequence ATGAACATCAAAAATCACATTGACCAGATCGTGGCCAATGTTGTAGCAAAAGATCCTGACCAGCTTACATTCCATCAAGCCGTGGCGGAAGTAGCACACTCTCTCACCCCGGTTTTGGAAAGAAATCCAGAATACATTAAACAAAAAATTTTAGAAAGAATGATAGAGCCGGAAAGGCTTATAACTTTCCGCGTGCCCTGGCAAGACGACAAAGGTGAAGTGCACGTTAACAGAGGCATAAGGGTACAGTTTAACAGCGCCATAGGCCCTTATAAAGGCGGTTTAAGGTTCAGACCCAACGTTTCAGTAGGCATGCTTAAGTTTTTAGGTTTTGAACAAACCTTTAAAAACGCCTTAACAACCCTTCCCATGGGTGGTGGAAAGGGCGGCTCGGACTTTGACGTTAAAGGCAAAAGCGACGCTGAGGTTATGCGTTTTTGCCAGTCCTTCATGACGGAACTTTTTAGGCACATCGGCCCTAATACGGACGTTCCTGCGGGTGACCTTGGCGTAGGCGCAAGGGAAATAGGTTATCTTTACGGGCAATATAAAAGATTAACAAATGAGTTTACGGGTACTTTTACAGGTAAATCCATTACCTGGGGCGGAAGTTTAGTGCGCCCGGAAGCTACGGGCTACGGAACTGTATACTTTGCCCAAAACATGCTTGCCACAAAAGGTGATTCTTTAAAATCAAAAACCTGCGTAATATCCGGGGCGGGCAACGTAGGTATTTACGCTATTGAAAAAATCAACCATTTAGGCGGCAAAGTAGTGGCTTTCGCCACGGCCGAAGCAGCTATCCACGACAAAGATGGTGTTGATGATGAGAAGTTAAATTACTTAAAAGATTTAGTATTCGTAAAAAGAGGAGCTATTACGGAATACGCTAAAAAATATTCAAAAGCGGTTGTTTTACCCTCAGGTAAAAAAACATGGGATATACCTTGTTTTGCAGCTTTCCCAACAGCAGCCGAAAACGAACTTGACGTTACAGACGCGAAGACATTACTTAAAAACGGCTGCGAATGCGTTTCGGAAGGAGCCAACATGCCTTGCACGCCGGAAGCTGTATCCGCTTTTGAAAAAGCGGGCATTTTATACGCCCCCGGCAAAGCCGCTAACGCGGGCGGAGTTTCCGTATCAGGTTTGGAAATGTCCCAAAACAGCGTAAGGCTTTATTGGCCTAGAGAGCAGGTGGACGCCGAACTTCAAAAAATCATGAAAAATATTCATGACACTGCTTTAGCCGCCGCCGCTGAATACGGCATGAAAGGCAATTATGTAGCGGGCGCTAATATAGCTGGCTTTAAGAAAGTCGCCACCGCTATGATTGAGCAAGGTTTAGTTTAA
- the ftcD gene encoding glutamate formimidoyltransferase, whose protein sequence is MAMIECVPNISEGKNEAVIYQITEAVKKHNVKILSVEPGEDANRTVITFAGLKENIGAAAYACIEKAYELIDMSKHKGRHPRQGVVDVCPFIPLSGATMQDCVDISKSTAKKVACNLGLPVYLYENSAADESRRNLAVIRKGGYETLEEKLKNLPPDFGPHEITPKVKKGGAITIGAREFLIAYNITLNTKSAKLAEILARKIRQSGGGRKLPGVKAIGWYLPAYEAAQVSCNITNFHKTSVHTVFETVKHEAGLMNIEVKGSELIGLIPKEALMQAGDFYSQTACGCEKFSESEKLQNAVKFLGLDLHADFDYSKKII, encoded by the coding sequence ATGGCTATGATAGAATGCGTGCCCAACATATCAGAAGGCAAAAATGAGGCTGTTATCTATCAAATAACAGAAGCCGTTAAAAAACATAATGTTAAAATACTGAGCGTTGAACCGGGCGAGGACGCAAACCGTACCGTAATTACATTCGCGGGGCTTAAAGAAAATATAGGCGCGGCTGCTTACGCCTGCATAGAAAAAGCTTACGAACTTATTGATATGTCAAAACATAAGGGCAGACATCCGCGCCAAGGCGTTGTGGACGTCTGCCCTTTTATTCCGCTTTCGGGCGCCACAATGCAAGACTGTGTGGACATTTCAAAATCAACTGCTAAAAAAGTAGCGTGCAACTTAGGCCTGCCCGTTTATTTATATGAAAACAGCGCGGCCGACGAATCCCGCCGCAACTTAGCCGTAATAAGAAAAGGCGGCTATGAAACTTTGGAAGAAAAACTTAAAAACCTTCCCCCTGATTTCGGCCCTCATGAAATCACTCCCAAAGTAAAAAAAGGCGGCGCAATAACAATAGGTGCGAGGGAATTTTTAATAGCTTATAATATAACGCTTAACACAAAATCCGCCAAATTGGCCGAAATTTTGGCTAGAAAAATAAGGCAATCGGGCGGCGGCCGCAAACTGCCGGGAGTAAAAGCCATAGGCTGGTATCTTCCCGCGTATGAGGCGGCGCAGGTATCTTGCAACATAACAAATTTTCACAAAACGTCCGTCCACACCGTGTTTGAAACAGTTAAGCATGAAGCGGGCCTTATGAATATTGAAGTCAAAGGAAGCGAACTTATAGGCCTTATACCTAAAGAAGCGCTTATGCAAGCCGGCGATTTTTACTCACAAACGGCTTGCGGATGCGAAAAGTTTTCAGAATCTGAAAAGCTGCAAAACGCCGTTAAATTTTTAGGCTTGGATTTGCACGCGGACTTTGACTATTCCAAAAAAATAATATAA